In Zea mays cultivar B73 chromosome 7, Zm-B73-REFERENCE-NAM-5.0, whole genome shotgun sequence, the following proteins share a genomic window:
- the LOC103632909 gene encoding uncharacterized protein: MVKLIETFAVFCKSQRAAYREKVLIEAEKQFLHDFTFFKEKLLVDFGQIVDVECIDSTCQVLCDKVRGCCSICKSRCTEAIIDSLKILAEAMTIKHQKFLNSNNLLAKDMDIKSDEKATKIDTNVQPVDVKSNEKGAGVGIVEASHGKAHVVITNPLITVPIQLETPIVNRLDGNNGTSLNPPVDDESDHNGRGRNTAAAICPHEPAGVPIGLGQLAPPIATHVVYGATSAAATGCVNNDVYSGVASVVLSQNPKAHAAGAFLVGNDNIYEPTLALNYSKLNSTERHRNSGGISGKKEEVIVIADDVGADHEVQTVAVNMVGANLHGSSRSKSAAAVDQMYNDMNIFNVESEAGGFFLGNQLEVGNVVRNDVVWSQFGFPKPPL; the protein is encoded by the exons ATGGTTAAGTTGATTGAAACTTTTGCTGTTTTTTGCAAGTCTCAG AGAGCTGCTTATAGGGAGAAGGTGTTAATTGAAGCAGAGAAACAATTTCTGCATGATTTCACTTTTTTCAAGGAAAAGTTATTAGTTGATTTTGGCCAAATAGTGGATGTCGAATGCATTGATAGTACTTGCCAAGTTCTGTGTGACAAGGTCAGGGGTTGTTGTTCAATTTGCAAGTCAAGATGTACTGAAGCTATCATCGATTCTCTAAAAATTTTGGCTGAAGCAATGACTATTAAGCATCAGAAGTTTTTGAATTCCAACAACCTTCTGGCGAAAGATATGGATATTAAGTCAGATGAGAAAGCTACCAAAATTGATACTAATGTGCAGCCAGTTGATGTTAAGTCGAATGAGAAAGGGGCTGGTGTGGGCATTGTTGAGGCTTCTCATGGAAAAGCTCATGTGGTTATTACAAATCCCCTGATAACAGTGCCCATACAGTTGGAGACACCAATCGTTAATAGGCTGGATGGAAATAATGGAACATCTTTGAATCCACCAGTGG ATGATGAAAGTGATCACAATGGAAGGGGCAGAAATACTGCAGCTGCTATATGTCCACACGAGCCAGCTGGTGTTCCAATTGGGCTAGGCCAACTTGCTCCTCCTATAGCCACCCATGTCGTTTATG GTGCAACATCAGCAGCGGCAACAGGTTGTGTTAACAATGATGTTTATAGTGGTGTTGCTTCTGTGGTGTTGTCTCAGAATCCAAAG GCACATGCTGCTGGTGCATTTTTAGTAGGGAATGATAATATATATGAGCCTACACTAGCATTGAATTATTCAAAGTTAAACTCAACTGAAAGACATAGGAACTCCGGAGGAATAAGTGGCAAAAAGGAAGAAGTTATTGTCATTGCTGATGATGTAGGGGCTGATCATGAG GTTCAAACTGTTGCTGTTAATATGGTTGGCGCTAATTTACATGGTAGTAGTAGATCCAAATCAGCAGCTGCAGTTGATCAGATGTACAATGATATGAACATATTCAACGTAGAGTCAGAAGCTGGGGGATtctttttgggaaatcaactagaAGTTGGAAATGTAGTCAGGAATGATGTTG TTTGGTCGCAGTTCGGTTTTCCAAAACCACCACTGTAA
- the LOC109939271 gene encoding uncharacterized protein yields MMMTEEDEKGKEIEKIHVDGTNKFVTEDNIFSEDEITNFQQHILEIIGSTQMAGRRFTQNGSSSTQIYAQMTLPYVSNQGGYMDLMMEQIRNSQGEPVSELGNEMQSALCTQNETMNKNLLVAPCETYTQMILEEDSTLANADISKFGYMDLMMEQIYNSQGESVSEVGNEMQSGLCTQNETMNNNLIGAPCETYTQMILEEDSPLANADISKETFGECNEADTSKYGEAVYHGDLFEIMHVQQLTECAQNDDGKETKTSSASANFDD; encoded by the exons atgatgatgacagaggaagatgAAAAAGGCAAAGAAATTGAAAAG ATTCATGTTGATGGTACTAACAAGTTTGTCACTGAAGACAACATATTCTCAGAAGATGAAATTACCAATTTTCAGCAGCATATATTGGAGATAATTGGAAGTACTCAG ATGGCTGGAAGGCGTTTTACTCAAAATGGATCAAGCAGTACTCAGATATACGCACAAATGACGCTGCCATATGTTTCAAACCAG GGTGGATACATGGATTTGATGATGGAACAGATACGTAACTCGCAAGGAGAACCAGTGAGTGAACTAGGCAATGAAATGCAAAGTGCCCTATGCACACAAAATGAAACCATGAACAAAAACCTACTAGTGGCCCCATGTGAGACATACACACAGATGATTCTTGAGGAGGACTCAACGCTTGCAAATGCAGACATATCCAAG TTTGGATACATGGATCTAATGATGGAACAGATATATAACTCGCAAGGAGAATCAGTGAGTGAAGTAGGCAATGAAATGCAAAGTGGCCTATGCACACAAAATGAAACAATGAACAACAACCTAATAGGAGCACCATGTGAGACATACACACAGATGATTCTTGAGGAGGACTCCCCGCTTGCAAATGCAGACATATCCAAG GAGACATTTGGGGAATGCAATGAAGCTGATACATCTAAATATGGGGAAGCAGTATACCACGGGGATCTCTTTGAGATAATGCATGTACAACAACTAACTGAATGTGCGCAAAATGATGATGGAAAAGAAACTAAAACATCAAGTGCTAGTGCAAACTTTGATGATTGA